The Streptomyces achromogenes genome window below encodes:
- a CDS encoding jacalin-like lectin yields the protein MRRLIACLTAAAAAVGALTAAAPSAAAAESGAAESGAAESGAFSVLSYNVAGLPAIISSASTPRDTSTTAIGQRIAPYDIVHAQEDFNYHAHLYAADTAHAYRTPTSGGAAIGSGLNTLSKLPYDADDFERVRWNTCTYGSGDCLTPKGFTFIRERLADGVYVDFYNLHTNAGTNDDDLAARAANLAQLTGFIATHSAGNAVVVMGDTNTRYTRSGDTIAEFGAANKLTDAWVQLVRGGTPPAKGSGDLVCDQTGPTVPNTCEVVDKVLYRGSRLVTLNATSYNNEHAKFLTGDGLMLSDHDPVGVGFSWSRNPDLQLSDQFGGPHGDYYNDITGVPAGARVTSVALRTGARVDQVSLTLAGGTTLTHGGSGGTAASLTLGGDEYLTTAYLCQAQKDGHTRIFYTRFTTNLGRTLAGGTTTSTCVTRTAPSGWQIAGFHGRSGDAVDKIGFVYTRR from the coding sequence ATGCGCAGACTTATCGCCTGCCTGACGGCCGCAGCCGCCGCCGTCGGCGCGCTCACCGCGGCCGCGCCCTCGGCGGCCGCGGCCGAATCGGGCGCGGCCGAATCGGGCGCGGCCGAATCGGGCGCCTTCAGCGTCCTGTCCTACAACGTCGCGGGCCTGCCGGCGATCATCTCCAGCGCCTCCACGCCCCGCGACACCAGCACCACGGCCATCGGCCAACGGATCGCGCCGTACGACATCGTCCACGCCCAGGAGGACTTCAACTACCACGCCCACCTCTACGCCGCCGACACCGCACACGCCTACCGCACCCCGACCAGCGGCGGCGCCGCCATCGGCAGCGGCCTCAACACCCTCTCGAAACTCCCCTACGACGCCGACGACTTCGAGCGGGTGCGCTGGAACACCTGCACCTATGGATCGGGCGACTGTCTGACCCCCAAGGGCTTCACGTTCATACGCGAGCGCCTCGCCGACGGCGTCTACGTCGACTTCTACAACCTGCACACCAACGCCGGCACCAACGACGACGACCTCGCCGCGCGCGCCGCCAACCTCGCCCAGCTCACCGGGTTCATCGCCACCCACTCCGCCGGCAACGCCGTCGTCGTCATGGGCGACACCAACACCCGCTACACCCGCTCCGGCGACACCATCGCCGAGTTCGGCGCCGCCAACAAACTCACCGACGCCTGGGTCCAGTTGGTCCGCGGCGGCACCCCGCCCGCCAAGGGCAGCGGCGACCTCGTCTGCGACCAGACCGGACCCACCGTGCCCAACACCTGCGAGGTCGTCGACAAGGTCCTCTACCGCGGCAGCAGACTGGTCACGCTCAACGCCACGTCCTACAACAACGAGCACGCCAAGTTCCTCACCGGCGACGGGCTCATGCTGTCCGACCACGACCCCGTCGGCGTCGGCTTCTCCTGGTCGCGCAACCCGGACCTCCAGCTCAGCGACCAGTTCGGCGGACCCCACGGCGACTACTACAACGACATCACCGGTGTCCCGGCCGGGGCCCGCGTCACGAGCGTCGCCCTGCGCACCGGCGCCCGCGTCGACCAGGTGAGCCTCACCCTCGCGGGCGGCACCACCCTCACCCACGGCGGCAGCGGCGGCACCGCCGCCTCCCTCACGCTGGGCGGCGACGAATACCTCACCACCGCCTACCTGTGCCAGGCCCAGAAGGACGGCCACACCCGGATCTTCTACACCAGATTCACCACCAACCTCGGCCGCACACTGGCCGGCGGGACCACGACCTCCACGTGCGTCACCCGCACCGCGCCCTCCGGCTGGCAGATAGCCGGGTTCCACGGACGGTCCGGCGACGCGGTCGACAAGATCGGATTCGTCTACACCCGGCGCTGA
- a CDS encoding FAD-dependent oxidoreductase, whose protein sequence is MTRSPRSTAPRRGRDRRARTLLPAPGVPRLTGDRRPTTAVVGGGIAGLAAATALAERGVRVTLYEREDALGGRLAGRPTVLADGSDVTMSRGFHAFFRQYYNLRGLLRRTDPGLERLRGLPDYPLRHENGLHDSFRHVPRTPPWSALGFVALSPTFGFRDLARMNPVAALPLLDVRVPDVYARLDDVSAHDFLRSVRFPEAAHHLAFEVFSRSFFADPRHLSAAEMVLMFHIYFLGSSEGLLFDVPDEPFPAALWDPLAGYLRGHGVELRTGTPVEAVEPTADGGFLVAADAAQHRYDTTVLALDAAGLRSLAARSPQLADAAWRERTARLRTAPPFLVSRLWLDRPVAADRPGFLGTSGYGTLDNVSVLERWEGEAARWTSRTAGSVVELHAYALPDRPAHDVEQKRLLEQLHRVYPETRAARVVDERHEWRADCPLFPVGGYDDRPTVRTCDPGLVVAGDLVRTDLPVALMERAATSGFLAANALLERWGVSGQTLWTVPDRGRGALLRRLARLG, encoded by the coding sequence ATGACCCGCTCCCCGCGGTCGACCGCTCCCCGGCGCGGCCGGGACCGGCGCGCCCGCACCCTGCTCCCCGCGCCGGGCGTGCCCCGGCTCACCGGCGACCGTCGTCCGACGACCGCGGTCGTGGGCGGCGGCATCGCCGGACTGGCCGCCGCGACGGCCCTGGCGGAACGGGGAGTGCGGGTCACGCTCTACGAACGCGAGGACGCCCTGGGAGGACGCCTCGCCGGCCGGCCCACCGTCCTCGCCGACGGCAGCGACGTCACCATGAGCCGAGGTTTCCACGCGTTCTTCCGCCAGTACTACAACCTGCGCGGACTTCTGCGCCGCACCGATCCGGGGCTGGAGCGCCTGCGCGGGCTGCCCGACTATCCGCTGCGGCACGAAAACGGCCTGCACGACAGCTTCCGGCACGTCCCGCGCACCCCGCCCTGGAGCGCTCTCGGATTCGTGGCCCTGAGCCCGACCTTCGGATTCCGCGATCTCGCCCGCATGAACCCGGTCGCCGCGTTGCCCCTGCTGGACGTGCGCGTCCCCGACGTCTACGCGCGACTCGACGACGTCAGCGCGCACGACTTCCTCCGGTCGGTCCGCTTCCCCGAGGCCGCCCACCACCTCGCGTTCGAGGTCTTCTCCCGGAGCTTCTTCGCCGACCCCCGTCACCTCTCGGCGGCGGAGATGGTGCTGATGTTCCACATCTACTTCCTCGGCTCGTCCGAGGGGCTGCTGTTCGACGTGCCGGACGAGCCCTTCCCCGCGGCCCTCTGGGATCCTCTCGCCGGTTATCTGCGCGGCCACGGCGTCGAACTGCGCACCGGCACCCCCGTCGAGGCCGTCGAGCCGACCGCGGACGGCGGCTTCCTCGTCGCCGCCGACGCCGCACAGCACCGTTACGACACCACCGTGCTGGCCCTGGACGCGGCGGGCCTGAGGTCGCTCGCCGCGCGCTCCCCGCAGCTGGCGGACGCCGCCTGGCGTGAGCGGACGGCGAGGCTGCGCACCGCGCCGCCCTTCCTCGTCTCACGCCTGTGGCTGGACCGCCCGGTCGCCGCCGACCGCCCGGGGTTCCTCGGGACCAGCGGCTACGGGACCCTCGACAACGTCAGCGTGCTCGAACGCTGGGAGGGCGAGGCCGCGCGCTGGACCTCCCGGACCGCAGGCTCGGTCGTCGAACTGCACGCCTACGCGCTGCCCGACCGCCCGGCACACGATGTGGAGCAGAAGCGGCTGCTGGAGCAACTGCACCGGGTGTATCCGGAGACCCGCGCGGCGAGGGTGGTCGACGAACGGCACGAGTGGCGGGCCGACTGCCCCCTCTTCCCGGTCGGCGGCTACGACGACCGGCCCACCGTGCGCACCTGCGACCCGGGCCTGGTGGTGGCCGGCGACCTCGTGCGCACGGACCTGCCGGTGGCGCTCATGGAACGCGCCGCCACGAGCGGCTTCCTCGCCGCCAACGCGCTGCTGGAACGCTGGGGCGTCAGCGGCCAGACCCTGTGGACGGTGCCGGACCGGGGCCGCGGCGCACTGCTGCGCCGACTCGCCCGACTGGGCTGA
- a CDS encoding lycopene cyclase family protein, translating to MLHAEVAILGAGAAGLSLAHRLSHPAPLGRRVTAVLLDAPPGPLRPPRRTWCFWEAGDGPYDDAVTAAWRRLRVHDPTGRPTEDDIAPLRYKMLRSDDFACHVDHALAQSDDVRRLEAAVETVRGDADGAEILARTDDGRPVTVHARWVFDSRPLARLPAARTTLLQHFHGWFVRTDRPAFDPGTAMLMDFRVPQPPQGLAFGYLLPTDRHRALVEYTEFSHAVLPRRAYDEALRRYTDDTLRLGGFEVTETETGVIPMTDARFARRAAPSVFRIGAAGGATRPSTGYTFSAVQRQTRAVAEALHADRHPLPPPAHSARSRAMDAVMLRALDSGRVDGAAFFARLFAQVPMRRLLRFLDGETRLHEDLSVGIRTPVLPMLRSAAELPWLPRTPRHGP from the coding sequence GTGCTGCACGCGGAGGTGGCCATCCTGGGCGCGGGAGCGGCCGGACTTTCCCTCGCCCACCGCCTCTCGCACCCCGCCCCGCTGGGCCGGCGGGTGACCGCCGTGCTGCTGGACGCCCCGCCCGGCCCCCTCCGCCCGCCCCGCCGCACCTGGTGCTTCTGGGAAGCGGGGGACGGACCCTACGACGACGCCGTGACCGCCGCATGGCGGCGGCTGCGCGTCCACGACCCCACCGGCCGGCCCACCGAGGACGACATCGCCCCGCTCCGCTACAAGATGCTCCGCTCCGACGACTTCGCATGTCATGTCGACCACGCCCTCGCCCAGAGCGACGACGTCCGACGGCTGGAGGCGGCCGTCGAGACGGTGCGCGGCGACGCCGACGGCGCAGAGATCCTCGCGCGCACGGACGACGGCCGCCCCGTCACCGTGCACGCCCGCTGGGTGTTCGACTCCCGGCCGCTCGCCCGCCTCCCGGCGGCCCGCACCACCCTGCTGCAGCACTTCCACGGCTGGTTCGTCCGCACCGACCGCCCGGCGTTCGACCCCGGAACGGCGATGCTCATGGACTTCCGGGTGCCGCAGCCCCCGCAGGGCCTCGCCTTCGGCTACCTGCTGCCCACCGACCGCCACCGGGCCCTCGTGGAGTACACCGAGTTCTCCCACGCCGTCCTCCCCCGGCGCGCCTACGACGAGGCGCTGCGCCGCTACACCGACGACACGCTGCGCCTCGGCGGCTTCGAGGTCACCGAGACCGAGACCGGCGTCATCCCGATGACCGACGCCCGCTTCGCCCGCCGGGCGGCGCCGTCGGTCTTCCGTATCGGTGCGGCGGGCGGTGCCACCCGGCCGTCCACGGGGTACACGTTCTCCGCCGTCCAGCGTCAGACGCGGGCCGTCGCCGAGGCCCTGCACGCGGACCGCCACCCGCTGCCCCCGCCCGCCCACTCCGCCCGCTCGCGCGCCATGGACGCGGTGATGCTGCGGGCGCTCGACAGCGGACGCGTCGACGGCGCCGCGTTCTTCGCCCGGCTCTTCGCCCAGGTGCCGATGCGACGGCTGCTGCGCTTCCTCGACGGCGAGACCCGTCTGCACGAGGACCTCTCCGTCGGCATCCGCACCCCCGTCCTGCCGATGCTCCGCAGCGCGGCCGAGCTGCCCTGGCTTCCCCGCACGCCCCGACACGGACCGTGA
- a CDS encoding MerR family transcriptional regulator — protein MPSRSTRPVAPLDDDDYPAYTMGRAAEMLGATPAFLRALGEHRLITPLRSEGGHRRYSRYQLRIAARARELVDQGTPVEAACRIVILEDQLEEAQRMNEELRNQRGTAQQRSTA, from the coding sequence ATGCCCTCACGCAGTACCCGCCCGGTCGCCCCTCTGGACGACGACGACTACCCCGCCTACACCATGGGCAGGGCGGCCGAGATGCTCGGCGCCACTCCCGCGTTCTTGCGCGCCCTCGGCGAACACCGCCTGATCACCCCCCTCCGCTCCGAAGGCGGTCACCGCCGCTACTCCCGCTACCAACTGCGTATCGCGGCGCGTGCCCGCGAACTCGTCGACCAGGGCACCCCCGTCGAGGCCGCCTGCCGCATCGTCATCCTCGAAGACCAACTCGAGGAGGCGCAGCGCATGAACGAGGAACTGCGCAACCAGCGCGGCACGGCACAGCAGAGGTCAACCGCCTGA
- a CDS encoding class I SAM-dependent methyltransferase, producing MTLLRDEDLAAAFDHASRSYDALVAVNPGYHGQLRRSARRLGLPRGGAGLRVLDLGCGTGASTAALAAVLPGAEITAVDASAGMLERAAGKPWRSGVTFLRAPAERLAGAGVHGPFDAVFAAYLMRNVTDPDAVLSAVHDVLAPGGRLAVHEYTLSGRAAHRALWTGVCRGLVLPVATVLGDGDLYRHLWRSVVEFDTADRFAARVRAAGLRDVRVLPLPGWQTGVTHTVVARRPPTAAENAR from the coding sequence ATGACACTGCTGCGCGACGAGGACCTGGCCGCCGCGTTCGACCACGCTTCCCGCAGCTACGACGCCCTGGTCGCCGTCAACCCCGGCTACCACGGCCAGCTGCGTCGCTCGGCGCGCCGTCTCGGCCTGCCGCGCGGCGGCGCCGGCCTTCGCGTACTGGACCTCGGCTGCGGGACGGGCGCCTCGACGGCCGCCCTGGCCGCCGTCCTGCCCGGCGCCGAGATCACCGCCGTGGACGCCTCGGCCGGCATGCTGGAGCGCGCCGCCGGCAAACCGTGGCGGAGCGGGGTGACGTTCCTGCGGGCCCCCGCCGAGCGGCTGGCCGGGGCAGGCGTGCACGGCCCCTTCGACGCGGTCTTCGCCGCCTATCTCATGCGCAACGTCACCGATCCCGACGCCGTGCTCTCGGCGGTGCACGACGTGCTCGCGCCGGGGGGCAGGCTGGCGGTCCACGAGTACACCCTGAGCGGCCGCGCCGCTCACCGCGCGCTGTGGACGGGCGTGTGCCGAGGCCTCGTCCTGCCCGTGGCCACCGTGCTCGGCGACGGCGACCTCTACCGCCATCTGTGGCGCAGTGTCGTGGAGTTCGACACCGCGGACCGCTTCGCCGCCCGGGTCCGCGCGGCCGGCCTGCGCGACGTGCGGGTGCTGCCCCTGCCGGGCTGGCAGACCGGCGTCACCCACACCGTCGTCGCCCGCCGCCCGCCCACCGCCGCGGAGAACGCCCGATGA
- a CDS encoding oxygenase MpaB family protein, translating to MLTTVREHLGQALFRRVAGPDGPTTRARIHDTPGPRWFAPERPIRTVHGDASMFIGGLSALLLQSLHPLAMAAVAGHSGYRGDPWGRLQRTSTFLAVTTYGTAADAQRAVDHVRGIHERIRGTTAGGMPYHAADPHLLGWVHAAETDSFLRAHERYGAAPLDSAGYDAYVADTARVAEALGVSDPPCDRRALAERLASYRRELTATPEARAAARFLLFRPPLPLAVRPLYGGLAANAVALLPDWARGMLWLPRVPVVEQFAVRPAGQVLTRTIRWAMTPPPRPGPA from the coding sequence GTGCTGACCACCGTCCGTGAACACCTCGGGCAGGCCCTGTTCCGCCGGGTCGCCGGCCCCGACGGGCCGACGACGCGGGCCCGCATCCACGACACCCCCGGACCGCGCTGGTTCGCGCCGGAGCGCCCGATCCGCACCGTCCACGGCGACGCCTCCATGTTCATCGGCGGGCTGAGCGCGCTGCTGCTGCAGTCCCTGCATCCCCTCGCCATGGCGGCGGTGGCCGGGCACTCCGGCTACCGTGGCGACCCGTGGGGCCGGCTCCAGCGCACCAGCACCTTCCTCGCGGTGACGACGTACGGCACCGCCGCGGACGCCCAGCGGGCGGTCGACCACGTCCGCGGCATCCACGAGCGGATCCGTGGGACGACGGCCGGGGGCATGCCGTACCACGCGGCCGATCCGCATCTGCTCGGCTGGGTGCACGCCGCCGAGACGGACAGTTTTCTGCGCGCCCACGAACGCTACGGCGCCGCTCCGCTGGACTCGGCCGGCTACGACGCGTACGTCGCCGACACCGCGCGCGTCGCCGAGGCGCTCGGTGTGAGCGACCCGCCGTGCGACCGGCGCGCACTGGCCGAGCGCCTGGCCTCCTACCGGCGGGAGCTCACGGCGACGCCGGAGGCCCGGGCCGCCGCCCGCTTCCTGCTGTTCCGGCCTCCCCTGCCCCTCGCGGTCCGGCCGCTCTACGGCGGACTGGCCGCGAACGCCGTCGCGCTGCTGCCGGACTGGGCCCGCGGCATGCTGTGGCTGCCCCGCGTCCCGGTCGTCGAGCAGTTCGCCGTGCGTCCGGCCGGCCAGGTCCTGACCCGCACCATCCGCTGGGCAATGACGCCACCGCCCCGGCCCGGGCCGGCCTGA
- a CDS encoding GNAT family N-acetyltransferase: MPELTRLHADHAPAVLAFELGNRAYFAASIPDRGDAFFDAYADRHSALLAEQDAGSCAFYLLVAEDGSVLGRFNLVDIENGSAQLGYRVAQKAAGRGVATAAVRELCRLSVARHGLRTLRAATADGNAASRKVLAKAGFVAVGPADLDGKPGTWHERDLVPGP, from the coding sequence GTGCCCGAGCTGACACGGCTGCACGCCGACCACGCCCCGGCGGTCCTGGCCTTCGAGCTGGGGAACCGCGCCTACTTCGCCGCCTCGATCCCCGACCGCGGCGACGCGTTCTTCGACGCGTACGCAGACCGGCACAGCGCCCTGCTGGCCGAGCAGGACGCGGGCAGCTGCGCCTTCTACCTGCTCGTCGCGGAGGACGGATCGGTCCTCGGCCGGTTCAATCTGGTCGACATCGAGAACGGCTCCGCGCAACTCGGCTACCGGGTCGCCCAGAAGGCCGCCGGCCGGGGCGTGGCGACCGCCGCCGTGCGGGAGTTGTGCCGGCTGTCGGTCGCCCGCCACGGGCTGCGCACCCTGCGCGCGGCCACCGCCGACGGCAACGCGGCATCCCGGAAGGTGCTGGCGAAGGCAGGGTTCGTCGCGGTGGGCCCGGCCGACCTCGACGGCAAGCCGGGCACCTGGCACGAGCGCGACCTGGTTCCTGGTCCGTAG
- a CDS encoding DinB family protein, translating to MTRDDRTGPPSFGTERDMLRAFLDYHRATLAMKCEGLTDEELRQQSMPPSTLSLLGLVRHMAEVERAWFRRVFEDNEAPMVWSDEIDFQAAYDASTSTREEAFGAWQAEVENSRRVERAAESLDQAGYQPRWEEEVSLRMVMVHVLLEYGRHNGHADFLREGVDGTVGA from the coding sequence GTGACCCGCGACGATCGCACTGGACCGCCCAGCTTCGGCACCGAACGAGACATGCTGCGCGCCTTCCTCGACTACCACCGCGCGACCCTCGCCATGAAGTGCGAAGGGCTGACCGACGAGGAGCTGCGGCAGCAGTCGATGCCTCCGTCGACGCTCTCCCTGCTCGGCCTGGTGCGGCACATGGCGGAGGTCGAACGCGCCTGGTTCCGGCGGGTGTTCGAGGACAACGAAGCTCCCATGGTCTGGTCGGACGAGATCGACTTCCAGGCCGCCTACGACGCGAGCACGTCGACCAGGGAAGAGGCCTTCGGCGCCTGGCAGGCGGAGGTGGAGAACTCGCGCCGGGTCGAGCGGGCGGCCGAGTCCCTGGACCAGGCCGGCTACCAGCCGAGGTGGGAGGAGGAGGTGTCGCTGCGGATGGTGATGGTGCACGTGCTCCTGGAGTACGGCCGTCACAACGGGCACGCTGACTTCCTGCGCGAAGGCGTCGACGGCACCGTGGGCGCCTGA
- a CDS encoding polyprenyl synthetase family protein, with protein MRPTEAKDLPVPEKAPDPRTERPPSGRPRAADGRRSPGGRAQAPPDPHDRPGANRPDAVDAVDAVDAVDAVDAVDAVDGDVPAAVGRVLGALLAERVEQAAALDPVFGRDLAERVARCTVEGGKRMRSQFVWWALRACGGGAAQAEAALRVGAALELIQTCALVHDDVMDGSRLRRGRLALHADVTAQYAGSVSADRARRFGEAAAILAGDLALAWADDTVAAVEAPPGTARALRDLWSTMRTEMVAGQYLDLHGQATSSLSLARAVRAACLKSALYSVERPLALGAALAGADGARSAALCSAGRCVGIAFQLRDDLADVFGDPRRTGKPAGGDIRAGKPTYLVAVARGRAETTGDRRASAVLRHSLGRADLSESGLAEVRDVLEATGARDLVEAKIDRLVAQGMRHLDSAVLEPQARGRLRRLLHASAGTTPTSILSPSPSPSPSPSPGACGGEDGGLPFTLLLSAGADGVLR; from the coding sequence ATGCGTCCCACCGAGGCGAAGGATCTTCCCGTGCCCGAGAAGGCACCCGATCCTCGGACCGAGCGCCCGCCGAGCGGCCGCCCCCGCGCGGCAGACGGCCGCCGCTCCCCCGGCGGCCGCGCACAGGCCCCGCCGGACCCGCACGACCGGCCGGGCGCGAACCGCCCCGACGCCGTCGATGCCGTCGATGCCGTCGATGCCGTCGATGCCGTCGATGCCGTCGATGCCGTCGACGGCGATGTGCCCGCGGCCGTGGGACGCGTCCTCGGCGCCCTGCTGGCCGAACGGGTGGAGCAGGCCGCCGCCCTCGACCCGGTGTTCGGCCGTGACCTCGCCGAACGCGTCGCGCGGTGCACCGTCGAGGGAGGCAAGCGGATGCGCTCCCAGTTCGTGTGGTGGGCGCTGCGCGCCTGCGGCGGCGGAGCGGCCCAGGCGGAGGCCGCCCTGCGCGTCGGTGCCGCCCTCGAACTGATCCAGACCTGCGCCCTCGTCCACGACGACGTCATGGACGGCTCCCGGCTGCGCCGCGGACGGCTCGCCCTGCACGCGGACGTCACCGCCCAGTACGCGGGCTCCGTGTCCGCCGACCGCGCCCGGCGCTTCGGCGAAGCCGCGGCGATCCTCGCCGGGGACCTGGCCCTGGCCTGGGCCGACGACACCGTCGCGGCCGTCGAGGCGCCCCCGGGCACGGCCCGCGCCCTGCGCGATCTGTGGAGCACCATGCGCACGGAGATGGTGGCCGGGCAGTACCTGGACCTCCACGGCCAGGCGACCTCCTCGCTGTCCCTGGCCCGGGCCGTCCGCGCCGCCTGCCTCAAGAGCGCGCTGTACTCGGTCGAACGTCCACTGGCGCTCGGAGCCGCCCTGGCGGGAGCGGACGGCGCGCGGAGCGCGGCGCTGTGCTCGGCGGGCCGGTGCGTCGGCATCGCGTTCCAGCTGCGCGACGACCTCGCCGACGTCTTCGGCGACCCCCGGCGCACCGGCAAACCCGCGGGCGGCGACATCCGGGCGGGCAAACCCACTTACCTGGTGGCGGTGGCGCGGGGTCGAGCGGAGACGACCGGCGACCGCCGTGCCAGCGCCGTGCTGCGGCACTCCCTCGGCCGCGCCGACCTCTCCGAGAGCGGTCTCGCGGAGGTCCGTGACGTGCTGGAGGCCACCGGCGCACGTGACCTCGTCGAGGCGAAGATCGACCGGCTGGTCGCCCAGGGGATGCGCCACCTCGACTCCGCCGTCCTGGAGCCGCAGGCCCGAGGGCGCCTTCGACGGCTGCTGCACGCCTCGGCAGGCACGACCCCCACCTCCATCCTCAGCCCCAGTCCCAGTCCCAGTCCCAGTCCCTCACCCGGAGCGTGCGGAGGAGAGGACGGCGGTCTGCCGTTCACCCTCCTCCTCTCCGCCGGCGCCGACGGAGTCCTGCGATGA
- a CDS encoding DUF2235 domain-containing protein, with amino-acid sequence MAKRLIVCCDGTWNFADQPSKTNVTKVALSVSPRDGDMAQRVYYHSGVGTNRRERLRGGAFGVGLSRNIVDAYRFLVDNYEPEDQLYLFGFSRGAFTARSLAGLVRNSGILRAEYRDRVGEAWTLYRNRTEQPTGTASTLFRRSYAYETGIRFIGVWDTVGALGIPMPASRRLAAGANLFNRRWAFHDTTLSSWVQSAFHALAVDEQRSPFPPTLWQQRTVTDGEEALRRRGGNPQELKQVWFTGVHCDIGGGYPDAALSDIPLLWMVGEATRCGLKFEDTAFRRPEPGATPSGESTDIRVEPDAMGALHDSRTGLYRWVPPVPRPIGETVDGREFVSDTVLRRHDADPAYRPRKLTDYLGDSDPQVEKILGAD; translated from the coding sequence ATGGCCAAGCGTCTGATTGTCTGCTGCGACGGCACATGGAACTTCGCCGACCAGCCCAGCAAGACGAACGTCACCAAGGTCGCCCTGTCCGTCAGCCCCCGGGACGGGGACATGGCGCAACGCGTCTACTACCACAGCGGTGTCGGCACGAACCGACGGGAGCGGTTGCGCGGCGGCGCGTTCGGCGTGGGGCTCTCCCGCAACATCGTCGACGCCTACCGCTTCCTGGTCGACAACTACGAGCCCGAGGACCAGCTGTACCTCTTCGGGTTCAGCCGGGGCGCGTTCACCGCTCGCAGTCTGGCCGGTCTGGTGCGCAACTCCGGCATCCTGCGCGCGGAGTACAGAGATCGAGTCGGTGAGGCCTGGACCCTCTACCGCAACCGCACGGAGCAGCCGACGGGCACGGCGTCCACGCTGTTCAGGCGCTCCTACGCGTACGAGACGGGCATCCGGTTCATCGGTGTGTGGGACACCGTCGGCGCCCTGGGCATCCCGATGCCCGCGTCGCGCCGGCTGGCGGCGGGCGCGAACCTGTTCAACCGCCGCTGGGCGTTCCACGACACCACGTTGAGCAGCTGGGTGCAGAGCGCGTTCCACGCGCTCGCCGTCGACGAACAGCGCTCGCCGTTCCCTCCCACCCTGTGGCAACAGCGGACCGTCACCGACGGCGAGGAGGCACTGCGTCGGCGCGGCGGCAACCCCCAGGAACTCAAGCAGGTGTGGTTCACAGGGGTGCACTGCGACATCGGCGGCGGCTACCCGGATGCGGCTCTGTCCGACATCCCGCTGCTCTGGATGGTCGGCGAGGCGACACGCTGCGGCCTGAAGTTCGAGGACACGGCGTTCAGGAGGCCGGAGCCGGGCGCGACGCCGTCCGGCGAGTCCACGGACATCAGGGTGGAGCCCGACGCGATGGGCGCCCTGCACGACTCGCGGACAGGCCTGTACCGGTGGGTTCCGCCGGTCCCGCGACCCATCGGCGAGACCGTCGACGGACGCGAGTTCGTCTCGGACACCGTTCTGCGCCGCCATGACGCCGACCCGGCCTACCGGCCGAGGAAGCTCACCGACTACCTCGGTGACTCGGACCCGCAGGTCGAGAAGATCCTGGGCGCGGACTGA
- a CDS encoding sigma-70 family RNA polymerase sigma factor, with protein MTARPVTEQTADSAPLRAPTEGSPADEELAAGFVAGDAACLAAVYHRWGALVHTLALRSLADVREAEDVTQTVFLAAWRGRAGFAPERGALGAWLVGITRRKIADALSARTRRAELVAAAGARMSAGSVDHGAQPEVVLDRVLVGSELARLPAAQRRVLTLAFYDDLTQPQIAALTGWPLGTVKSHARRGLHRLSRCLRAAGVHAE; from the coding sequence ATGACTGCACGCCCAGTCACCGAGCAGACCGCCGACAGTGCCCCGCTGCGGGCTCCGACGGAGGGCTCCCCGGCCGACGAGGAACTCGCCGCGGGCTTCGTCGCCGGTGACGCAGCCTGCCTGGCCGCCGTCTACCACCGGTGGGGCGCGCTGGTGCACACCCTCGCGCTGCGCTCCCTGGCGGACGTCCGGGAGGCGGAGGACGTCACCCAGACCGTGTTCCTGGCCGCGTGGCGGGGACGTGCGGGGTTCGCCCCGGAGCGGGGCGCGCTGGGGGCGTGGCTCGTCGGGATCACCCGCCGCAAGATCGCCGACGCCCTGTCGGCCCGTACCCGACGCGCCGAGCTGGTGGCCGCGGCCGGGGCGCGCATGTCGGCCGGGTCGGTGGACCACGGCGCACAGCCCGAGGTCGTGCTCGACCGGGTCCTCGTCGGCAGCGAGCTCGCCAGACTGCCCGCCGCCCAACGACGTGTGCTCACCCTCGCCTTCTACGACGACCTGACGCAGCCGCAGATCGCCGCGCTCACCGGCTGGCCCCTGGGCACGGTCAAAAGCCACGCACGGCGCGGTCTGCACCGGCTCAGCCGCTGCCTCCGGGCGGCCGGCGTCCACGCCGAGTGA